A section of the Pedobacter sp. HDW13 genome encodes:
- a CDS encoding CoA transferase subunit B — MFSKEEIAQRIAKEIKDGYYVNLGIGIPTLVANYIPKGINVVLQSENGLLGMGPFPFEGEEDADLINAGKQTITTLPGSSIFDSAMSFGMIRAQKVDLTILGAMEVSENGDIANWKIPGKMVKGMGGAMDLVASAKNIIVAMQHINKAGESKLLPKCTLPLTGVKCIKKIVTELAVLDILPEGGFKLLERAPGVSIEFIQQSTAGRLVVEGEIPEIRLD, encoded by the coding sequence ATGTTTTCAAAAGAAGAAATAGCACAACGCATTGCTAAAGAAATAAAAGACGGCTACTATGTAAACCTTGGGATTGGTATTCCAACGTTGGTAGCCAATTATATCCCGAAAGGAATAAACGTGGTACTGCAATCGGAAAATGGTTTGCTGGGCATGGGCCCTTTTCCGTTTGAAGGGGAGGAGGATGCCGATTTAATTAATGCGGGTAAACAAACCATTACCACTTTGCCGGGTTCATCTATTTTCGACTCAGCCATGAGCTTTGGAATGATCCGTGCACAAAAGGTTGACCTGACCATTTTAGGAGCAATGGAAGTATCAGAGAATGGTGATATTGCCAACTGGAAAATCCCTGGAAAAATGGTAAAAGGTATGGGAGGCGCAATGGATCTTGTAGCTTCGGCTAAGAACATTATTGTGGCCATGCAGCACATTAACAAAGCCGGCGAAAGTAAATTATTGCCGAAATGTACTTTGCCATTAACAGGCGTTAAATGTATTAAGAAAATTGTAACCGAGCTTGCAGTGCTCGATATTTTGCCCGAAGGTGGTTTTAAACTGTTAGAACGTGCGCCCGGCGTAAGCATTGAATTTATACAGCAAAGTACCGCTGGTAGATTGGTTGTAGAAGGAGAGATCCCAGAGATACGGTTGGATTAG
- a CDS encoding uridine kinase, with protein sequence MSLNKKPFIIGIAGGSGSGKTFFLNCFLHHFKQDEVTLVSQDDYYIPAGEMTQEENKLYNFDLPSTIDSEQFLRDIKQLINGEVVYKKEYNFNNPVAVVKILEIKSAPIIIVEGLFILHFKEIAALLDHTIFVDADEEIALDRRIKRDGLERGYPEDDVLYKWHNHVVPAYKEYLLPYRNQCHKIVMNNTNEPDEIIAITEAISNDLRNTVLEDK encoded by the coding sequence ATGAGTTTAAACAAAAAACCATTTATAATTGGTATTGCCGGTGGTAGCGGATCTGGCAAAACATTTTTTTTAAATTGTTTTCTTCACCATTTTAAACAGGATGAAGTAACACTTGTATCACAGGATGATTATTACATTCCGGCAGGTGAAATGACCCAGGAAGAAAATAAGTTGTACAACTTCGATCTGCCCTCAACCATTGATAGTGAACAGTTTTTAAGAGACATTAAACAGCTTATTAACGGCGAAGTGGTTTATAAAAAGGAATACAACTTTAATAACCCAGTGGCTGTTGTAAAAATCCTTGAAATTAAATCGGCGCCTATTATTATTGTTGAAGGCTTATTTATTCTTCACTTTAAAGAAATTGCAGCACTGTTAGATCATACTATTTTTGTTGATGCCGATGAGGAAATTGCTTTAGACCGCCGCATAAAACGCGATGGACTGGAACGTGGCTATCCGGAAGACGATGTGCTTTACAAATGGCATAACCATGTGGTACCGGCTTATAAAGAATATCTGCTACCCTACCGCAATCAATGCCATAAGATAGTAATGAACAACACAAATGAGCCAGATGAAATTATTGCCATAACCGAGGCCATTTCGAACGATTTGAGAAATACTGTTTTAGAGGATAAATAA